TCCAGCTGCGACAAGCCCCGCAACGATTTCGACGACCTCTACTGCCTGAACAAGGTCTACAGCCAGGCAGACAAGGACCTCAACGACAACTACGGCCAGCTGGCCAAGCTGCTGGATGGCGACGGCCGCCGCACGCTGAAGAGCGGCCAGCTGCAATGGATGCGCCAGCGCAACGACAACTGCAGCTATCGCGACCAGCGCGGTTTCTTCGTCAACCTGGATTGCGCCACGCAGACCACGCTGGAGCGGGTGCGCTTCCTGCAGGACCGCGTGCGCGAGTGCAAAAGCGCCGGCTGCATGAACAGCAAGCTGTAAGCATGACGGGGCGGCCGCGCGGCTGCCCCTGCCCCACCCGGCGCGGGAAGCCGCTATGCAAGCCGGTTTTTTCCGCGCCGCCGGCTGCCTATAGTGACAACAGCCACCACTCACACCCCACACCCCATGAACGACACCCAGATCGACCTGGTGCAGCACGCCTGGGATCAGCTGTCCTACAACCGCGACCAGTTCACCCTCGACATCTACGACGCGCTGTTCCGGCTCGACCCCGGCCTGCGTCCGATGTTCAACCTGCCGCCGGAGCGGCTGTCGCAGAACCTGGGGCGCACGCTCAATACCATTCTCACCAGCCTGCACGACCTGGACAGCATCCGCTTCGTCATCATCGGCCTGGGCGTGCAGCACTACCGCTATGGCGTGAAGCCGGAGCACTTCGCTGTGCTCAAGG
This Vogesella sp. LIG4 DNA region includes the following protein-coding sequences:
- a CDS encoding lysozyme inhibitor LprI family protein — encoded protein: MRHLITILSLGLGLALAAGAHANSSCDKPRNDFDDLYCLNKVYSQADKDLNDNYGQLAKLLDGDGRRTLKSGQLQWMRQRNDNCSYRDQRGFFVNLDCATQTTLERVRFLQDRVRECKSAGCMNSKL
- a CDS encoding globin domain-containing protein, translated to MNDTQIDLVQHAWDQLSYNRDQFTLDIYDALFRLDPGLRPMFNLPPERLSQNLGRTLNTILTSLHDLDSIRFVIIGLGVQHYRYGVKPEHFAVLKAALTEVLQQHLGAQLTPELAEAWSQAYDLIATLMQQGLAQAAQRQQSAD